The Streptomyces sp. NBC_00286 nucleotide sequence ACAGCGCGAGCTCGACCAGACACGGCACGGCGTCGGCGTCCTCACGGGACACCCGGCCGCGCCGTACCGCCCGGGAGTACACCCGGTCCCCCGCGTCACACAGACGGTCAGCACCGTGCGGATGCGCCTGCGTCCCGTGCCCGGCCATCTCCCCAACCCCCGGTTCAAGCCTCTTCGGAGCGCCACTATGCGCGGCTGACCCGGCCTCCGCAACACGGCTCGACCTCATCTGCACCCTTTATCGACGCATTGGATCCGTATTTGTCCACCCCTCCGGATGGTCGGTTGCAACAAGCTGACGGCGGGAGCCCGCACGCACCCCAGCCCACGATCGAACGCCTTCCTCCCGAATCCGCCAGGCACCCAGAGGAACCTTGGCCGAATACCGATCGTTGGGGCGCCTCGCACATTGGCCACGCACCGGCCATGGTCTGGATTCCAATTGTTCCCACGCATCCACGTGAACTGCCGCCCACAAGTGATCACCTAGACAATAAGTGGGTCTGACCTGTGAGATCAGGGTTACCCAAGCTGTACACCCGCCTCAACTCACGGCCCTTTCCGTAGCACCGAGGTGGCACACAAGAGACGCAGGCCCAACTACTCCCTACCTGCGAATCCATGCATTACAGGCCACATCACGATGACCGATATAGCCCTATTCAACCGATAATCGAAGTATGCACCCCCTCCTCACGCAACAAGATGAGGGTGTATCCGAATAAGCGCCAGTGCAATTGTCGGCGCGCACGAAAACACGACCAAGCCTGCGGCCAGGTAAACCCTGAAAGACAGCTTTCCTCTAGGGCTTGCAATTCCCCCCATCGTCGATTTGCCATTTCCCCAATCGCTGGGGCCGCACGCCACGCTAAACAACCGACTGACGTGACCGTGCCCTGAGTGCATTCAACCCGCGCAGCGCGTCTAAACAAAGGAGAGATATGTGATCAGGAAAGCCATGACAGCGGCCACGATCGCCGTGTCGATCGTCATGATGGGTGCTGGTTCGGCCAGCGCGAACCCTGATGGCCCTGCGGCCAACCTCCACGACATGGCGGCCTGCAGCAATTGGTACAACTCAAAGTTCAAGTTCCACATCTGGTACAACTCGGGCCAAAGCGGTTCGTACCGAAATATCGGATACAGCGTGTACGACTTCAACGCCTTGAGACCGGGAGACGGGGCTGCCTACCCACTCCGGTTCTGCACCAAGAACGGCGCCAGCGCCCCTTGGCCCGGATCAGGACTGAAGATCAAGAACAACGCGGCCTCTGGCGAGAACTCGCACTACAAGTACATGGCAGAAGTCTGCTTCAACAGCGGGTACAAGGGCGTCCGAGACAAGATGGCCCCATACCAGCACATCAGCCAGTTCCGTTACGTCTACAACGAGAACGCCTCGTTCCGGTGGGTATAGAGACGCGGGCTTCATCCAATCGAGGGGGAACATCAGTGAATTCCAGAAGAGCGGCAATGCGGGTGGGAATTCCGCTCCTCACTGCCGGGGCTGTGTGCACCGTCGCGGTGATCAGTTCATCATCCGAACCAGACAGCCGAAAAGACCGCACCGTGCCGGCGACCGCCGCCAAGCAGCCTCAGGCTCCGCATGCGCCTGCAGCAGACCCCAAAGACCCGGCGACGTGGCGACTTCCCATCGCGGAGTACATGCCCACCACAGCCCAGACGCGGATGGTCGCCGGGCTCCGGGACGATCTCATCGACGCGTGTATGAAGGACGCGGGGTTCGGTCAATGGACCCCTGCCCCAGGTCTTCCCAGCATCGGCGGCAAGACGCTGACCGACTGGCGCTACGGCATCCATGACGCCACCCTGGCCGCCAAGGTATGCAGAGAAGCGCCGTGCCAGCCCACGGCAGCCGATCTGCTTGCCTGCACGCAGACAGCCCTGAATCTGCGCACGCATCCGCGGCATCGCTGGTGCCAGAACTGACCGCGCCCCGCCCTCCAGCCGACCGCCGCAGCACCTTCCCCTACGGAGCTGCGGCGGTCTCTTGCGCGCTGCCCGAATCCACCGACTCGAAGGGGAGTTCTCCCGTTGAGAGTGCTCAGACCCGTCCGCTCAGGGATCGCCGGCCTCGCGGCCACCGCAGTCCTCACCGGACTCATACAGGCCGTCGCTGTCGCCGACGAACCCGACTCCCAACCCGCCAGGCAACGAACAGAGAAATCGGCGACCACAGCACCGGACCCTGCGGCAGTGCCCGCAGGACAGCGGTCCCGGCTGCTCGGCAAGGACTGGCGCGCGTCAGAGGACCGCGCATGGACGACCAGCTCCGACGCGCAGGGCTTCCACATCCTCACGGCCGACAAGAACGATGGCTACGACTGGAAGACCGCCGCATCGCTCTCCGAGCCGGGCTTCGACGCGGACGCGTGGATCGGCAACGCCTGCGTCACCGCCTCCGGTAAACACGCCGTCGCCGTCTACGCACCCCGCACCTTCACCAACAAACCCGAGCTGATGACGAGAGGTGCCTTCACCGCGGTCGTCGAGTTGACCACTGGCAAAGTGACCAAACTGCCGGTGCAGTCATCCCTCGCGTACTTCTCGCCCGGCTGCGGGCAAGGTGAGACGGCGGTGGTGTCGCAGTTCACCGACGACAACGCGAAGCAGAGCAGAACCCGCCTGGTCACCGTCGACGCCCGGGCGGGCAAGGCCAGCAAGCCGCTCGCCGCCGCCCCCGACGGAACGATCCGCCTCCGCGAGAGCGACGACCCCCGCACCGCACTCACCACTGCCCCGCAGGGCCTCGCCACTCTGCTCGGCCACCTCCGGCGAAGCGCCAGCCATGATGGACGCGTGGGACGAGGGGGTTGAACGGCCGGGTGAGGTCAGGACCGCCTACGCGCCCCTCCTGGCGGCCCGGTGGCCCTCAACCGACCGACGAGTGCGAGCTGTTGCCGAAAGTCAACGGTTTGCGTATCGGTCAGGGAATTTCGGGAGTGAGGATGAACAGACCGCTGACCTGACCTTCCTTGTTGAAGGTGGCGCGGCCTTTCATCTGGCCGGCTTCGAATTCCAGCGGGATGTCCACGACCGTGTGGTCGCCCAGTTGCCGGACCAAGGGCTTGTCCATCCGTTCATAAGTCCCGACCATGCCGATGATCTCGGCCCAGGCGGCGGCTATCTGGTCGGGCGGAAGCTGCGCGGTCATCGTCGGGTCGAAGTGAGCGACGATCTCGTCGTGTCGTCCTTCGATCCAGTTGACGAACAGGTCGGTCGCGCGGTTCGCGGCATCCGGAAGTGCGGCGTTGCTCATGGGTTCTCCTGTCCGCGGGTCGAGGGGGCGTCCAAAGCGCTGGAACGCGGCCTGCCGTCTGACACCGAGCAGGTCACCGATCTCCTGCCAGGTGCGCCCGGCGGCACGGGCTCGCTCGACACTCACGCGCAACGCGGTGTCTGACATTGCAGCCAGGTCACGCGCGATCTTCACGCTGGTCAGCTCGGCGGGCACTGCGTCGTTGCGCTCGGTGGCGTCGGCGAGCAGGCGGGCGAGCGCCGCCATCTTGGCTGCTAGTTCGGCGAGTTCACTTCGTGGACTGCTCACGCTTGTAAAGGTTCCCTTGACGCCGATGGCGTATCAAGGGAACCTTTACAAGATCTGCCGATGGTCGCGCCTCACTCCCCCCGGTACAGCCGCTCGAGGTCGATCAGCTGGATGGACGGATCGGCAGCAGCGGCAGTCCGGAGGCCATCCGTGAACCCTGCGCCGCTGAAGCACAGCAGCCGCGTACCGGAGCCGTCCGTGCCCGAGCGCTTGCGCAGCAGCTCGCGGATACGGCCCAGTCGGTCGAGGTGCCCCGTGCCCATGGTCTCGTTCCACTTGGCCTCGCCGATCGCCAGCAGGACCTCGCGGCCGTCGTCCGTGCGGCCGAAGACCGCCAGGTCGACCTCTTGGCTGGTCTTCGCCGCGGGGTCCGCGACTGTGCCGGACTCGACGCGGGTGCGCTGGCCGCCCAGGGTGTCGGCGGAGGCGTACCAACGGGCCCAGGTGCGGCAGATCTGTTCGAAGTGCGGGCCGACGACCTTGCTGCGGAAGGTGGATTGGGACCGCTTCCAGACGGCCGGGGCCTGTCCCGACCGCTCCAGGTCGCTCCACTCCGGGCGCATCACGGCGTAGTAGAAGGTGAGGATGGGCTCGGCGATCCGGTAGGCGGAACGTTTGCCGTGGAAGGCGTCCGGATCGCGCGTGATCATGCCGGTGTCCTCGAGAACGGTCAGCGCGTGGCCGAGGTCGGTGGACTTGCGTTCCAGGAAGCTCGCGATGCCGCCTCGGGTGTGGTTACCCTGGGCGATGGCAGCGAGGACGCCGTGATAGAGCGCAGTGTCGCGCAGGTCCGGCTCCTCGGCGAGGAGGAAGCGTGCTTCGCGGAAGAGGGGGCGACCTGGATTGAGGACGTTGCGCAGTATCCAGGGGCCGAAGTCGTCGAGGTCGGCAGGGGTGTCGCCGAGCACGAACTCACGGCCGTAGGCGGGGGTGCCGCCCACCACGGAGTTGAGCACGAGAGCCAGGCGGGGGTCCTCGACGCCCCAGAACCGGGCAGCGGATCTGTAGTCGAGCGTCGGCACGACCAGCTCCAGGCTCGCCCGGCCGCGCAGCGGCGCCGTACCGGAGAGCAGGTTGCCCATGAAGGACAGCGCCGATCCGCACAGCAGCAGCCGGACAGGCCCGCCCTCCCGGCGCCCCTGCGGTCCGAGTGCGCGCTGGAGCAGGGACGGCAGCTCGGGCGAGGCCTTGACCAGGAACGGGAACTCGTCGAGTACGACGGTCAGTGGTCCGGTCTCCGGCGTCGCGAGCCGCATCATCGCCTCGACGGCCTCGTCCCAGTGCGCGAAACGGTACGGCGTCCGCCGCCCCTTGAACCGGGCCATCGCCGCGCCGAACTGCCGTAGCGATTCGGCCTCGGTGGCCTCACTGGCCGCGAAGAAGAACCCACCGTTCGCCCGGCACACCGCGTCCAGCAGGAAGGTCTTGCCTTGCCGCCGCCGTCCGGACACCACGCCCAATGTGGCCTCGGGACCTTGGTAACCCGCGTAACGCACGAGCTCGGCCCACTCGAAGTCGCGGTCGAACATGGTCTCGGGCTTCTCGGGTTTCTCGGGCTTGGGAATCACGGGGCCTCCGGTGTGCCGCTTCCTGCTGCCAGATCCAAGCAGCTTCAATGACCAGGGCATCTATTATAGGCGTGCTTATCATTGCTCCTGGGCGCCCCATCGGCGCAGCTGACGCCCCACCCCCGATCACCCCCGTGAACTGCCCGAAATCCCCCAGTGACCAGGGCGTTACCTACCACACCTACCGTCAGGCCATGGCGGACATATTTGACGCGTACGCGTTGGCCGACGCATGGGACGAGATGTTTGAGCGGCCGGGTGAGGTCAGGGCCGCCTATGAGCCGGTGCTGGCGGCGCTTCAACCGATGGAATCGGCCGAACTCCGGTTCAAGGCCGATCAGATGGCGCGCGCGTTCACGGATCGCGGCGTGACCTACGCCTTCGCGGGCGAGGAGAGACCCTGGCCG carries:
- a CDS encoding AAA family ATPase, with protein sequence MFDRDFEWAELVRYAGYQGPEATLGVVSGRRRQGKTFLLDAVCRANGGFFFAASEATEAESLRQFGAAMARFKGRRTPYRFAHWDEAVEAMMRLATPETGPLTVVLDEFPFLVKASPELPSLLQRALGPQGRREGGPVRLLLCGSALSFMGNLLSGTAPLRGRASLELVVPTLDYRSAARFWGVEDPRLALVLNSVVGGTPAYGREFVLGDTPADLDDFGPWILRNVLNPGRPLFREARFLLAEEPDLRDTALYHGVLAAIAQGNHTRGGIASFLERKSTDLGHALTVLEDTGMITRDPDAFHGKRSAYRIAEPILTFYYAVMRPEWSDLERSGQAPAVWKRSQSTFRSKVVGPHFEQICRTWARWYASADTLGGQRTRVESGTVADPAAKTSQEVDLAVFGRTDDGREVLLAIGEAKWNETMGTGHLDRLGRIRELLRKRSGTDGSGTRLLCFSGAGFTDGLRTAAAADPSIQLIDLERLYRGE
- a CDS encoding DUF3887 domain-containing protein: MAALARLLADATERNDAVPAELTSVKIARDLAAMSDTALRVSVERARAAGRTWQEIGDLLGVRRQAAFQRFGRPLDPRTGEPMSNAALPDAANRATDLFVNWIEGRHDEIVAHFDPTMTAQLPPDQIAAAWAEIIGMVGTYERMDKPLVRQLGDHTVVDIPLEFEAGQMKGRATFNKEGQVSGLFILTPEIP